From Nymphaea colorata isolate Beijing-Zhang1983 unplaced genomic scaffold, ASM883128v2 scaffold0174, whole genome shotgun sequence, the proteins below share one genomic window:
- the LOC116268264 gene encoding ATP-dependent 6-phosphofructokinase 3, which yields MNLTYIDPTYMIRAIPSNASDNVYCTLLVHSVVHGAMAEYLGFTVGRVNGRHAYIPIYRATEKQNQVCITDRMWARLLSSVNQPSFLSPEDIEEAKNKRESSIQDLQMFLADGKALSEDANFSVTS from the exons ATGAACCTCACATACATAG ATCCCACGTACATGATTCGTGCCATTCCTAGCAATGCTTCAGACAACGTCTATTGCACGCTTCTCGTTCATAGTGTTGTCCATGGCGCCATGGCTGAATACTTGGGCTTCACTGTCGGTCGTGTTAATGGCAGGCATGCTTATATACCTATCTAC CGTGCGACTGAGAAGCAGAATCAAGTCTGTATAACCGACCGTATGTGGGCGAGGTTGCTTTCCTCTGTGAACCAACCTAGCTTCCTCAGCCCAGAGGACATTGAAGAAGCCAAGAATAAGCGAGAGTCGAGCATTCAAGATCTACAAATGTTCTTGGCAGACGGGAAGGCCTTGAGTGAGGACGCCAATTTCTCGGTGACGTCATAA